One segment of Thermoanaerobacter kivui DNA contains the following:
- a CDS encoding acetate kinase, with protein MKILIMNCGSSSLKYQLLDMEDGKVLAKGLAERIGINDSLLTHQVNGKEKVKIQKGMKNHKEAIQIVLEALVDKEIGVLKDMSEINAVGHRVVHGGECFTDSVLIDEDVIKKLEECIDLAPLHNPANIEGIKACQQIMPNVPMVAVFDTAFHQTMPDYAYIYPIPYEYYEKYRIRRYGFHGTSHKYVSLRAAEILNKPIESLKIITCHLGNGSSITAVKEGKSIDTSMGFTPLEGLAMGTRSGNIDPSIITFLMEKEKITAEEVINILNKKSGVYGISGISNDFRDIQAAAFEQGNKRAMLALKVFAYIAKKTIGSYVAAMGGVDVIVFTAGVGENSSEMREFILDGLEYLGFNLDKEKNKVRGKEEIISTEDSKVKVMVIPTNEEYMIAKDTEKIVKGLKK; from the coding sequence ATGAAAATTTTAATTATGAACTGTGGAAGTTCGTCATTAAAATATCAATTATTGGATATGGAAGATGGAAAAGTATTAGCTAAAGGGTTAGCTGAGAGAATAGGAATAAACGATTCTCTTTTAACTCATCAAGTCAATGGTAAAGAAAAAGTAAAAATACAAAAGGGTATGAAAAACCACAAAGAGGCTATACAGATTGTGTTGGAAGCTCTTGTTGATAAGGAAATAGGGGTACTAAAGGATATGAGTGAAATAAATGCGGTAGGTCACAGAGTGGTACACGGTGGAGAGTGTTTTACCGATTCGGTATTGATTGATGAAGATGTCATAAAAAAACTGGAAGAGTGTATTGACCTTGCTCCTTTACACAATCCCGCCAATATTGAAGGAATTAAAGCTTGCCAGCAGATTATGCCTAATGTGCCAATGGTGGCTGTTTTTGATACAGCTTTTCATCAGACAATGCCAGACTATGCTTATATTTACCCAATTCCTTATGAATATTATGAGAAGTACAGAATAAGGAGATATGGATTTCACGGCACTTCTCATAAATATGTGTCTTTGAGAGCTGCTGAAATATTAAATAAGCCTATTGAAAGTTTAAAAATCATCACTTGTCATTTGGGAAATGGATCTAGCATTACTGCAGTAAAAGAAGGTAAATCCATAGACACGAGTATGGGGTTTACTCCTTTAGAAGGACTGGCTATGGGTACAAGGTCAGGAAATATTGATCCTTCGATTATAACTTTCTTAATGGAAAAAGAAAAGATAACCGCAGAAGAGGTTATAAATATATTAAATAAAAAATCAGGAGTATACGGCATTTCAGGGATAAGTAATGACTTTAGAGATATACAGGCGGCTGCTTTTGAACAAGGCAATAAAAGGGCAATGCTGGCTTTAAAAGTTTTTGCTTACATAGCTAAAAAGACGATAGGTTCTTATGTAGCTGCGATGGGTGGTGTTGATGTCATTGTATTTACTGCAGGAGTTGGAGAAAATAGTTCTGAGATGAGGGAATTTATTTTGGATGGTTTAGAATATTTGGGCTTTAATCTTGATAAAGAGAAAAATAAGGTGAGAGGCAAAGAAGAAATTATTTCCACAGAAGATTCAAAAGTCAAAGTTATGGTGATACCGACGAATGAGGAATATATGATAGCAAAAGATACTGAAAAAATAGTAAAGGGGTTAAAAAAGTAG
- the pta gene encoding phosphate acetyltransferase codes for MSVMESIIQKAKSTKKRIVLPEGSEPRTLKAAERVIKEGIADLVLLGDVDEIREKAQGLDISKAEIIDPKKSQLLEKYAEEYYNLRKNKGVTQEQALEAMKDPMYYGCMMVKLGDVDGMVSGAIHATADVFRPAFQIVKTAPNVKVVSSAFIMEVPDCNYGSDGVFIFADCAINPNPTEEELAAIAIASAHTAKVLAGIEPKIAMLSFSTKGSANHELVDKVKNATKIAKELAPDLLIDGELQLDAAIVKEVGELKAPGSPVAGKANVLIFPDLQAGNIGYKLVQRLAKANAIGPISQGLAKPINDLSRGCSVEDIVNVIAITCVQAQG; via the coding sequence ATGTCTGTAATGGAAAGTATTATTCAAAAAGCAAAAAGTACTAAAAAAAGGATTGTATTGCCAGAAGGGAGTGAACCGAGGACATTAAAAGCTGCTGAAAGGGTAATAAAAGAAGGGATAGCAGATCTAGTTTTATTGGGAGATGTGGATGAAATAAGGGAAAAAGCTCAAGGGCTTGATATTTCAAAGGCTGAAATTATAGACCCTAAAAAGTCACAACTCTTAGAAAAGTATGCAGAGGAATATTATAATTTGCGAAAGAACAAGGGAGTAACTCAGGAACAAGCTTTAGAAGCTATGAAAGACCCAATGTATTATGGCTGTATGATGGTCAAATTGGGTGATGTGGACGGAATGGTGTCTGGAGCGATTCACGCTACGGCAGACGTATTCAGGCCTGCGTTTCAAATCGTAAAAACAGCTCCAAATGTTAAAGTTGTATCAAGCGCTTTTATAATGGAAGTACCCGATTGTAATTATGGAAGTGACGGAGTATTTATATTTGCAGACTGTGCTATAAATCCTAATCCGACGGAAGAAGAACTTGCAGCAATCGCTATTGCCTCTGCCCATACTGCAAAAGTTCTTGCAGGCATTGAGCCTAAGATTGCTATGCTGTCTTTTTCTACTAAAGGAAGTGCAAACCATGAATTAGTAGATAAGGTGAAGAATGCGACTAAAATTGCAAAGGAATTGGCACCTGATTTGCTAATTGATGGTGAGCTACAATTGGATGCGGCAATAGTGAAGGAAGTTGGGGAGTTAAAAGCTCCGGGAAGTCCTGTAGCAGGAAAGGCTAATGTGCTTATTTTCCCAGATTTGCAAGCAGGAAACATCGGTTATAAATTAGTGCAACGGCTTGCTAAGGCAAATGCTATAGGTCCGATTTCTCAAGGTCTTGCTAAACCGATAAATGATTTGTCAAGAGGATGTAGTGTGGAAGATATTGTTAATGTTATTGCAATAACTTGTGTACAAGCTCAAGGGTAA
- a CDS encoding nucleotidyltransferase, protein MKILGVIVEYNPLHNGHLYHLQASKSLSNCDYTVAVMSGNFVQRGEPAIVDKWKRTLMALKAGIDLVIELPVVYATSTAENFAYGAVKLLDSLNVIDYLCFGSERGNIEELLEIVQILVEEPPPYKQALKEYLKNGITFAKARELALKKVINNEIEKILQTSNNILAIEYLKSLKKLKSPIKPLTIKRKGPLYTSLELKGEFASASSIRKHIFDRGLKDVENYIPNFTKEILKESFLKGEGPVSFEEFSKILIYKLRSKAPLEDIFDVSEGLENKIYKASQLTNRIDELIKLIKSKRYTESRIRHILTHLLLNIDKKIFEEFDGPNYIRILGFNKKGIEILKEIKKKSQLPIITKISHYKRKLNNVKMFEKDLFATDVYTLAYKNSSITGLDFKHPIIKI, encoded by the coding sequence ATGAAAATCTTAGGTGTCATTGTAGAGTACAATCCTTTACATAACGGCCATCTTTACCATTTACAAGCTTCAAAAAGTTTAAGCAACTGTGACTATACTGTTGCAGTGATGAGTGGAAATTTTGTGCAAAGAGGAGAACCTGCGATAGTGGACAAATGGAAAAGAACTCTGATGGCTCTAAAAGCTGGTATAGACTTAGTAATTGAACTGCCCGTTGTTTATGCTACTTCTACGGCAGAAAATTTTGCGTATGGTGCTGTCAAACTTTTAGACTCTTTAAACGTAATAGATTACTTGTGTTTTGGCAGTGAACGAGGTAATATAGAAGAATTATTAGAAATTGTACAAATACTGGTAGAAGAACCTCCCCCATACAAACAAGCTTTAAAAGAATATTTAAAAAATGGTATAACTTTTGCAAAAGCTCGTGAATTAGCATTAAAAAAAGTTATAAATAATGAAATAGAGAAAATTTTGCAAACTTCCAACAACATCTTAGCGATAGAATATCTTAAATCTTTAAAAAAATTGAAAAGCCCTATTAAGCCTCTTACAATTAAAAGAAAAGGACCTTTATACACCTCCTTAGAACTCAAAGGAGAATTTGCCAGTGCTTCTTCAATAAGAAAACACATTTTTGATAGAGGTTTAAAAGATGTCGAAAATTATATTCCAAATTTCACTAAAGAAATCTTAAAAGAGTCTTTTTTAAAAGGCGAAGGGCCCGTATCTTTTGAAGAATTTTCTAAAATCCTCATATACAAATTGAGAAGCAAAGCTCCTCTTGAGGATATATTTGACGTATCTGAAGGTTTAGAAAACAAAATTTACAAAGCTTCTCAGTTGACAAATCGCATTGATGAACTGATAAAATTAATCAAATCAAAAAGGTATACAGAGAGCAGAATAAGACATATTTTAACCCACCTTTTGCTTAATATTGACAAAAAAATCTTTGAAGAATTTGACGGGCCTAACTACATACGAATATTAGGATTCAATAAAAAGGGAATAGAAATACTAAAAGAGATTAAGAAAAAATCACAATTACCCATAATTACAAAAATCTCTCATTACAAAAGAAAATTAAATAACGTTAAAATGTTTGAAAAAGACTTGTTTGCTACTGATGTTTACACCTTAGCTTACAAAAATTCCTCTATAACCGGCTTGGACTTTAAGCATCCCATAATAAAAATTTAA
- the ylbJ gene encoding sporulation integral membrane protein YlbJ: protein MRNTLLNIFIALLILMVLSLIIFPKNALEAAKGGINLWLFTITPSLLPFFIGSELFLQLGVVHFLGTFLEPIMRPLFKVPGSGSFAMAIGYTSGYPVGAQIISRLWEEKLCTTEEAERLMSFCNNSGPLFMLGAVAIGMFNSPKIGYVIMASNYLAAITTGLLFHFYKKNSYTNSPPSKNLIKSAFDKMYHTRAQNKKSFSAILSDAVSKSMNTIIMIGGYIVFFSVIIEFLKLYKILDLLSYFISPLFSLIGFDKNVIPSFLSGLLEITVGSNLISQSPAPIEQKVILVSAIIAWGGVSIHGQVLSVIAKTKIKYFPYLIAKTLQFFLAAAYSYVILSFVKIQEENISINVFNQFSYKNAWNLFQNSSLIFTITTIIFIFFAIAARLHQHQT, encoded by the coding sequence TTGAGAAACACTCTTTTAAATATTTTTATCGCTCTTTTAATTTTAATGGTTCTCTCTTTGATAATATTCCCTAAAAATGCTTTAGAAGCCGCCAAAGGCGGAATAAACCTTTGGCTTTTTACTATTACCCCTTCCTTGCTTCCCTTTTTTATCGGTTCAGAACTTTTTTTACAGTTAGGTGTTGTTCACTTTTTGGGTACTTTTTTAGAGCCTATTATGCGGCCTTTATTTAAAGTGCCTGGCAGTGGTTCTTTTGCAATGGCGATAGGATATACATCAGGATATCCCGTAGGTGCTCAAATAATTTCCAGACTATGGGAAGAAAAATTGTGCACTACCGAAGAAGCAGAGAGGCTTATGTCCTTTTGCAACAATTCAGGCCCTTTATTTATGTTAGGAGCTGTAGCCATTGGAATGTTTAATAGCCCAAAAATCGGGTATGTAATTATGGCATCCAATTATTTAGCAGCTATAACAACAGGATTGCTTTTTCATTTTTACAAGAAGAATAGCTATACAAACTCTCCTCCTTCAAAAAACCTTATAAAATCTGCCTTTGACAAAATGTATCACACAAGAGCACAAAACAAAAAAAGCTTTAGCGCAATTTTGTCAGATGCTGTATCTAAATCCATGAACACAATCATAATGATTGGAGGATATATAGTATTTTTTTCAGTAATAATTGAATTTTTAAAATTATATAAAATATTAGATTTGCTGAGTTATTTTATATCTCCGCTATTTTCTTTAATAGGCTTTGACAAAAATGTTATACCTTCTTTTTTAAGCGGTTTATTAGAAATTACCGTCGGTTCAAATTTAATAAGCCAATCTCCAGCTCCAATAGAACAAAAAGTAATATTGGTAAGTGCTATAATAGCTTGGGGAGGAGTTTCAATACACGGTCAAGTACTAAGTGTAATAGCAAAAACCAAAATAAAATATTTCCCCTATTTAATCGCAAAAACACTTCAATTTTTTCTCGCAGCAGCATATTCTTATGTGATATTGTCTTTTGTTAAAATACAAGAGGAAAACATTAGCATAAATGTTTTTAACCAATTCAGCTACAAAAACGCATGGAATCTATTTCAAAATTCCTCTCTAATTTTTACAATAACCACCATAATATTTATATTCTTTGCTATAGCAGCAAGATTACATCAACACCAAACATAA
- a CDS encoding ATPase codes for MSNIGDLEVFNLLDELEDIIERSSTIPLSNKAIVSKEEILDLIKQIRIKLPDEFKRAEWIKQERQRILLDAQQDAETIIKDAEQKINEMVNESEIVKRAEKTAAEIISAAQANAKEIRLGSREYADELLAKIEAEITNILETIKKNREELRGTK; via the coding sequence TTGTCCAATATTGGAGATCTTGAGGTCTTTAACCTTTTGGATGAACTTGAAGACATAATCGAAAGAAGTTCTACAATTCCGCTTTCTAATAAGGCTATTGTAAGTAAAGAAGAAATACTGGATTTGATAAAGCAAATTCGAATAAAATTGCCGGATGAATTTAAAAGAGCTGAATGGATAAAGCAAGAAAGGCAGAGAATTCTTCTTGATGCCCAACAAGATGCAGAAACAATAATAAAAGATGCTGAACAAAAGATTAATGAAATGGTAAATGAAAGTGAAATAGTGAAAAGAGCAGAAAAAACGGCTGCAGAAATTATTTCTGCAGCTCAGGCAAATGCAAAAGAAATAAGGCTGGGAAGTAGGGAATACGCTGACGAGTTACTTGCTAAAATCGAAGCAGAGATAACTAATATATTAGAGACAATTAAGAAAAACAGAGAGGAATTGCGAGGAACAAAGTGA
- the coaD gene encoding pantetheine-phosphate adenylyltransferase translates to MKTAIYPGSFDPVTYGHIDIIKRSALLFDKLIVAVLLNPAKKPLFSIEERVELLKAVTQDIPNVQVDYFDGLLVDYAKKVNANAIIKGLRMVSDFEYEFQMALINKKLNPSVETIFLMTNAKYGYLSSSVVKEIAQFGGCLSEFVPDLVAQKLIEKFKE, encoded by the coding sequence ATGAAGACGGCGATTTATCCAGGAAGTTTTGATCCGGTTACATACGGTCACATCGATATTATAAAAAGAAGTGCGCTTTTGTTTGATAAATTGATTGTTGCTGTACTTTTAAATCCGGCTAAAAAACCTTTATTTTCAATAGAGGAAAGAGTAGAGCTTCTAAAGGCTGTGACACAAGATATTCCAAATGTACAAGTAGATTATTTTGATGGATTATTAGTTGATTATGCAAAAAAAGTGAATGCTAATGCTATAATAAAAGGCTTAAGAATGGTTTCTGATTTTGAATATGAATTTCAAATGGCTCTGATTAATAAAAAGTTAAATCCTTCTGTTGAAACAATTTTTTTAATGACAAATGCAAAATATGGTTATTTAAGCTCCAGCGTGGTGAAGGAAATTGCGCAGTTTGGTGGATGTCTTTCTGAATTTGTGCCGGATTTAGTTGCTCAAAAGCTAATAGAAAAATTTAAAGAGTAA
- the rsmD gene encoding 16S rRNA (guanine(966)-N(2))-methyltransferase RsmD encodes MRVIAGELKGRKVKSIKGDDIRPTSDRVKESLFNILGTKISDSVFLDLFAGTGNIGIEALSRGAQFCYFVDKSVKSVRCIKDNLSILNLLGVSKLFHKDALEAIEMLDKNNTKFDIIFLDPPYYQNLAEKTLIKISSCKILKEGGIVIAEHHKNDELKEKYGSLIKAREKKYGKTILSFYKEEL; translated from the coding sequence TTGAGGGTGATTGCTGGTGAGCTAAAAGGCAGAAAAGTAAAATCGATAAAGGGAGATGACATAAGGCCTACTTCTGACAGAGTAAAAGAATCTCTATTTAATATTTTGGGAACTAAGATTAGTGATAGTGTATTTTTAGATTTGTTTGCTGGTACAGGAAACATTGGGATAGAGGCTTTAAGCAGAGGTGCTCAATTTTGTTACTTTGTCGACAAAAGTGTTAAAAGTGTTAGATGTATAAAAGACAACTTAAGTATTTTGAATTTACTGGGAGTTTCAAAACTTTTTCATAAAGATGCATTAGAAGCTATTGAAATGTTAGACAAAAATAATACAAAGTTTGATATAATATTTTTAGACCCCCCTTATTATCAAAACCTTGCAGAAAAAACTCTCATAAAAATTAGTTCATGTAAAATTTTAAAAGAAGGTGGTATAGTCATAGCAGAGCATCATAAAAACGATGAACTTAAAGAGAAATATGGGAGTTTAATTAAGGCAAGGGAGAAAAAATACGGGAAGACAATACTTTCGTTTTATAAGGAGGAATTATGA
- a CDS encoding alpha/beta-type small acid-soluble spore protein, whose amino-acid sequence MAVGSETRNPLVVKEAKQVMSQWKYEIANELGITPPADGYWGTLTSRDCGAVGGHMVRKMIQMAESQMASKGTWK is encoded by the coding sequence ATGGCTGTAGGTTCAGAAACAAGAAATCCTCTTGTTGTGAAGGAAGCCAAGCAAGTTATGAGCCAATGGAAATACGAAATAGCAAATGAATTAGGAATAACTCCTCCAGCTGATGGTTATTGGGGAACACTTACATCCCGTGATTGCGGTGCTGTAGGTGGCCACATGGTTAGAAAGATGATACAAATGGCAGAAAGTCAGATGGCGAGCAAAGGCACTTGGAAATAA
- a CDS encoding alpha/beta-type small acid-soluble spore protein, translating to MAAGSETRNPLVVKEAKQVMSQWKYEIARELGITPPADGYWGTLTSRDCGAVGGHMVRKMIQMAESQMASKGTWK from the coding sequence ATGGCTGCAGGTTCAGAAACAAGAAATCCTCTTGTTGTGAAGGAAGCCAAGCAAGTTATGAGCCAATGGAAATATGAAATAGCAAGAGAATTAGGAATAACTCCTCCAGCTGATGGTTATTGGGGAACACTTACATCCCGTGATTGCGGTGCTGTAGGTGGCCACATGGTTAGAAAGATGATACAAATGGCAGAAAGTCAGATGGCGAGCAAAGGCACTTGGAAATAA
- a CDS encoding DegV family protein produces MEKIAIVTDSLSDIPEDLIKTYGIFVVPLTINIEGVAYKDGVDLTKEVFYKLLKEGKLPTTSQVSPVEFIDVFNDLLKSYDYIIAIILSSKLSGTYQSAVIAKDMVDAKRVEVIDSRHYSLGNGFLVLQAAKMAVAGFSKEEIVQKIYDLIPKIRYIMAFDSLDYLYRGGRLPKTQAFLGNILSIKPILMNEDGELKIVDKVRGQKKVIRWIIDYMKNTGVDFKEREVGLIHTDQQEFLNEIEIALRNELGITNFIRSRASCGIGTHAGPAAVGVFFEEK; encoded by the coding sequence ATGGAAAAGATAGCAATTGTAACTGACAGTTTATCGGATATTCCGGAGGATTTGATAAAAACTTATGGAATATTTGTGGTGCCTTTAACTATTAACATAGAAGGTGTAGCGTATAAAGACGGTGTTGATTTGACAAAAGAAGTATTTTATAAACTTCTAAAGGAAGGAAAATTGCCTACAACTTCACAAGTTTCTCCAGTAGAGTTTATAGATGTTTTTAATGATTTACTCAAAAGTTATGATTACATAATTGCGATAATACTATCTTCAAAATTGAGTGGGACTTATCAATCTGCTGTCATTGCAAAAGATATGGTGGATGCAAAAAGGGTTGAAGTTATTGATTCGAGGCACTATTCGTTGGGAAATGGTTTCCTTGTTCTTCAAGCGGCAAAAATGGCTGTTGCAGGTTTTAGCAAGGAAGAGATTGTTCAAAAAATTTATGATTTGATTCCAAAAATCAGATATATCATGGCGTTTGATTCTTTAGATTATTTGTATAGAGGAGGACGTTTACCCAAAACGCAAGCGTTTTTAGGCAATATTTTAAGTATAAAGCCTATTTTGATGAATGAAGATGGCGAGTTAAAAATAGTAGATAAAGTGCGTGGACAGAAAAAGGTGATACGCTGGATAATTGATTATATGAAAAATACAGGTGTGGATTTTAAAGAAAGAGAAGTGGGATTGATTCACACAGATCAACAGGAATTTTTAAATGAAATAGAAATAGCTTTGCGAAATGAACTGGGAATAACTAATTTTATAAGGTCAAGAGCCAGTTGTGGAATAGGTACTCACGCAGGACCAGCGGCAGTGGGAGTGTTTTTTGAAGAAAAATAA
- the recG gene encoding ATP-dependent DNA helicase RecG, translated as MPLNIDVQYVKGVGPKRARLLKKLGINTVEDLLFYFPKDYENRSEILKIEDLKVGEKQTFRAYIAGSAREIKTSRLVITKIPVKDGTGAVELVWYNQPYIKNNFKIGEEYIISGKLQFKYGQLMIENPAIEKSDDVKLNTGRIVPIYGLTEGLSQNTIRKIMFNALKDYIGEIEEFFEENYLKEKGLMDIKEAIININFPESQLHLQKAKYRLKYQELFLLQLTLFLIKKSIKNFKNGIKFEKVDLKPFLEALPFKLTVAQVKVLKEIISDMASHKVMNRLVQGDVGSGKTVVAACSMYIAVKNGYQVAMMAPTEILAKQHYQTLKEIFKGSDIKIGFLSGGFSPSKKKEALEKIKNGDYDIVVGTHALIEDTVVFHKLGLCITDEQHRFGVRQRALLMQKGENPDVLVMTATPIPRTLALILYGDLDISIIDQLPPGRKKVKTYVIPSSMRKKAYAFAMKEVKKGRQVYVVCPLIEESDKVNAMSAEIVYEEIYKEAFKNAKVGLLHGKMPDSDKEKVMEDFVNGKIDILVSTTVIEVGVNVPNATVMIVENAERFGLAQLHQLRGRVGRSEFQSYCILIAYSNSDVAKKRLRVMAETSDGFKIAEKDLEIRGPGEILGLRQHGLPEFKIANLFEDIEILKEVQKDVEELLAKDPKLEGYSKLKNVLINQFYQKLSGIILN; from the coding sequence ATGCCTCTAAATATTGATGTGCAATATGTCAAAGGGGTGGGACCGAAGAGGGCGAGGCTTTTGAAAAAACTGGGAATAAATACGGTTGAGGACTTATTATTTTACTTTCCTAAAGATTATGAAAACAGAAGTGAGATTTTGAAAATTGAAGATTTAAAAGTAGGAGAAAAACAGACTTTTAGAGCTTATATTGCTGGTTCTGCAAGGGAAATAAAAACTTCAAGACTTGTCATAACGAAAATCCCTGTGAAAGATGGTACCGGTGCGGTGGAACTTGTGTGGTACAACCAGCCGTATATAAAAAATAATTTTAAGATTGGAGAGGAATATATAATAAGTGGCAAGTTACAGTTTAAATATGGGCAACTAATGATAGAAAATCCTGCAATTGAAAAAAGTGATGATGTTAAATTAAATACAGGAAGGATTGTGCCTATTTATGGCCTTACAGAAGGGCTGAGTCAAAATACCATAAGGAAGATAATGTTTAATGCCCTTAAAGACTATATAGGAGAGATTGAGGAGTTTTTTGAAGAGAATTATTTAAAAGAAAAAGGGTTAATGGATATAAAAGAGGCAATAATAAATATAAATTTTCCTGAAAGCCAATTGCATCTCCAAAAGGCAAAGTACAGGCTCAAATATCAAGAATTATTTTTACTTCAATTGACTTTATTTTTGATTAAAAAATCCATTAAAAACTTTAAAAATGGCATAAAATTTGAGAAAGTAGACTTAAAGCCTTTTTTGGAGGCTTTACCTTTTAAGCTGACGGTAGCTCAAGTGAAAGTTTTAAAGGAAATAATTTCTGATATGGCATCCCATAAGGTGATGAACAGATTAGTTCAAGGAGATGTGGGTTCAGGGAAAACTGTTGTGGCGGCTTGCAGCATGTATATTGCTGTTAAAAATGGCTATCAGGTAGCTATGATGGCTCCTACAGAAATACTTGCAAAACAGCATTATCAAACTTTAAAGGAGATTTTTAAAGGCAGTGATATAAAGATTGGTTTTTTATCTGGGGGGTTTTCTCCGTCTAAGAAAAAAGAGGCATTAGAAAAAATCAAAAATGGAGATTATGATATTGTAGTAGGTACTCATGCTCTTATAGAAGATACTGTGGTTTTTCACAAATTAGGGCTTTGCATAACGGATGAGCAGCACAGATTCGGTGTGAGGCAAAGGGCGCTTTTAATGCAAAAAGGGGAGAATCCCGATGTCTTAGTGATGACAGCAACACCTATACCGAGAACGCTAGCTCTCATTCTTTACGGAGACCTTGATATATCCATAATTGACCAATTACCACCTGGGAGAAAAAAAGTCAAAACCTATGTAATCCCTTCCTCAATGAGAAAAAAAGCTTACGCTTTTGCGATGAAGGAGGTCAAAAAGGGAAGACAGGTCTACGTTGTGTGTCCTCTCATTGAGGAATCAGATAAAGTAAATGCAATGTCTGCCGAAATAGTATATGAAGAGATTTATAAAGAAGCTTTTAAAAATGCTAAAGTGGGACTTTTACATGGCAAAATGCCAGATTCAGACAAAGAAAAGGTAATGGAGGACTTTGTAAACGGTAAAATAGACATTTTAGTTTCTACAACAGTAATAGAGGTGGGAGTAAATGTTCCTAATGCTACGGTAATGATTGTAGAAAATGCAGAAAGATTTGGACTTGCTCAACTTCATCAACTTAGAGGAAGAGTAGGAAGGTCAGAATTTCAGTCTTACTGTATTTTGATTGCGTATTCTAACTCAGATGTTGCAAAAAAACGACTTAGAGTGATGGCAGAAACTTCAGACGGATTCAAAATCGCAGAAAAAGACTTGGAAATAAGAGGTCCAGGAGAAATTTTGGGCCTTAGACAGCATGGCCTTCCGGAATTTAAAATTGCGAATCTTTTTGAAGACATAGAAATTTTGAAGGAAGTACAAAAAGACGTAGAAGAACTTTTGGCAAAAGACCCTAAATTAGAAGGTTATTCAAAACTTAAAAATGTTTTAATTAACCAATTCTATCAAAAATTAAGCGGTATAATATTAAATTAA